A stretch of Cicer arietinum cultivar CDC Frontier isolate Library 1 chromosome 5, Cicar.CDCFrontier_v2.0, whole genome shotgun sequence DNA encodes these proteins:
- the LOC101511886 gene encoding uncharacterized protein — MQHGYNSCTHSFVIRFMPSSKLFSFSNHFNFNSAIIPSFSKTPKFSSFISATMSTTVSTPNDTKTHHLQVAKRLEKFKTTIFTQMSMLAIKHGAINLGQGFPNFDGPEFVKEAALQAIRDGNNQYARGYGVPDLNIAIAERFKKDTGLVVDPEKEVTVTSGCTEAIAATMLGLINPGDEVILFAPFYDSYEATLSMAGANVKGITLRPPDFALPIEELKSTISKNTRAILLNTPHNPTGKMFTREELNTIASLCIENDVLVFSDEVYDKLAFDMEHISIASLPGMFERTVTMNSLGKTFSLTGWKIGWAISPPHLTWGVRQAHAFLTFATSNPMQWAAAVALRAPDSYYIELKRDYMEKRAILVEGLKAVGFKVFPSSGTYFVVVDHTPFGLENDVAFCEYLVKEVGVVAIPTSVFYLNPEEGKNLVRFTFCKDEGTLRAAVERMKEKLRK, encoded by the exons ATGCAGCATGGGTATAATAGTTGCACACATTCATTCGTTATAAGATTCATGCCTTCCTCcaaattgttttcattttctaatCATTTCAATTTCAACAGCGCCATTATCCCCTCTTTCTCTAAAACCCCCAAATTTTCATCTTTCATTTCCGCCACCATGTCCACCACTGTCTCCACTCCCAACGATACTAAAACCCATCATTTGCAG GTTGCAAAGCGGTTGGAGAAGTTTAAAACAACAATCTTCACTCAAATGAGTATGCTTGCCATCAAACATGGAGCCATAAACCTTGGTCAGGGTTTTCCTAACTTTGATGGTCCAGAGTTTGTTAAGGAAGCAGCACTTCAAGCAATCAGGGATGGGAATAATCAATATGCCAGGGGTTATGGAGTTCCAGACCTTAACATTGCCATTGCTGAAAGATTCAAGAAAGATACTGGACTAGTGGTAGACCCTGAAAAGGAAGTTACAGTTACATCTGGCTGCACAGAAGCAATTGCTGCAACTATGTTAGGGTTGATAAATCCCGGTGACGAGGTTATCTTGTTTGCTCCTTTTTATGATTCTTATGAAGCCACTTTATCCATGGCTGGTGCAAATGTAAAAGGAATCACTCTGCGCCCCCCAGATTTCGCTCTACCGATTGAAGAGTTGAAGTCCACCATCTCAAAGAATACTCGTGCCATTCTTTTAAATACTCCTCACAATCCTACTGGAAAGATGTTCACTCGAGAGGAGCTCAATACCATTGCATCTCTTTGCATTGAGAATGATGTTCTGGTTTTCAGTGATGAAGTTTATGATAAGTTGGCATTTGATATGGAACACATTTCGATTGCTTCTTTGCCTGGAATGTTCGAGCGGACGGTGACAATGAACTCGTTGGGGAAGACATTCTCCTTGACTGGATGGAAAATTGGTTGGGCCATATCACCTCCACACTTAACATGGGGAGTGCGACAGGCACATGCTTTCCTCACTTTTGCAACCTCAAATCCTATGCAGTGGGCTGCTGCAGTAGCTCTAAGAGCACCAGATTCTTATTACATTGAACTGAAGAGGGATTATATGGAAAAGAGAGCTATTTTGGTTGAAGGGTTGAAGGCCGTTGGCTTCAAGGTATTCCCATCTAGTGGAACCTACTTTGTGGTTGTTGATCACACCCCTTTTGGACTTGAAAATGATGTTGCATTTTGTGAATATCTAGTTAAGGAGGTTGGAGTGGTGGCCATTCCTACCAGTGTGTTTTACTTGAATCCAGAAGAGGGAAAGAATCTAGTCCGGTTCACTTTCTGCAAGGATGAAGGAACTCTAAGAGCTGCTGTTGAGAGGATGAAGGAGAAGCTTAGAAAATGA
- the LOC101512209 gene encoding protein NODULATION SIGNALING PATHWAY 2 encodes MEMDMDTIHDLDFSGHSTLTNTPTSDEDYGCNWNHWSPIVNWDTFTGTQDDFHHLMDSIIDDRTTVVEQLSPSTTTATTTTTTTTTEEEEDEEEETEIKTEKTAAQAAGDDLKGLRLVHLLMAGAEALTGSTKSRDLARVILVRLKELVSQQAHGSNMERLAAYFTEALQGLLEGAGGAHNNNHHHPQGGPHDNQNDTLAAFQLLQDMSPYVKFGHFTANQAILEAVAHERRVHVIDYDIMEGVQWASLIQALASNKNGPHLRITALSRTGTGRRSIATVQETGRRLTSFAASLGQPFSFHHCRLDSDETFRPSSLKLVRGEALVFNCMLNLPHLSYRAPDSVASFLNGAKALKPRLVTLVEEEVGSVVGGFVERFMDSLHHYSAVFDSLEAGFPMQNRARALVERVFFGPRIAGSLARIYRTGGEEERRSWGEWLGAAGFRGVPVSFANHCQAKLLLGLFNDGYRVEEVGVGSNKLVLDWKSRRLLSASVWTCSSESDL; translated from the coding sequence ATGGAAATGGACATGGATACAATCCATGACCTCGACTTCTCCGGACACAGCACCCTCACCAATACCCCTACTTCCGACGAAGACTACGGTTGTAACTGGAACCACTGGTCTCCTATCGTCAACTGGGACACCTTCACGGGTACCCAGGACGACTTTCACCATCTCATGGATTCCATCATAGACGACAGAACCACCGTCGTCGAACAGCTCAGCCCCTCCACCACCACCGCcactacaacaacaacaacaacaaccacgGAGGAggaggaagatgaagaagaggaaacagaaataaaaacagaaaaaacaGCAGCACAAGCAGCGGGAGATGATTTAAAAGGGCTAAGGCTAGTCCACCTATTGATGGCTGGCGCGGAAGCTTTAACCGGCTCGACCAAAAGCCGCGACTTGGCTCGAGTGATATTGGTTCGGCTCAAGGAGTTGGTGTCCCAACAAGCCCACGGCTCCAACATGGAGAGACTCGCCGCTTATTTCACAGAAGCGCTTCAAGGGTTACTAGAAGGCGCTGGGGGTGCGCACAATAACAACCACCATCACCCCCAAGGTGGACCCCACGACAACCAAAACGACACACTCGCTGCTTTCCAACTACTTCAAGACATGTCTCCTTACGTCAAATTCGGCCACTTCACCGCCAATCAGGCCATCCTCGAGGCCGTGGCCCACGAACGACGAGTCCACGTCATCGACTACGATATCATGGAAGGGGTCCAATGGGCCTCATTAATCCAGGCCCTAGCTTCCAACAAAAACGGCCCACATCTCCGAATCACCGCATTATCAAGAACCGGAACAGGACGCCGATCAATCGCCACCGTTCAAGAAACCGGCCGTCGATTAACCTCCTTCGCCGCTTCCCTTGGCCAACCGTTTTCATTTCACCACTGTAGACTAGACTCCGATGAAACGTTTCGTCCTTCTTCACTGAAGTTAGTTAGAGGAGAGGCTTTGGTTTTTAATTGCATGCTTAATTTGCCTCACCTTAGTTACCGTGCACCCGATTCGGTTGCTTCGTTTTTGAATGGAGCAAAAGCGTTGAAACCGAGGCTTGTGACGTTGGTGGAGGAAGAAGTTGGATCGGTTGTTGGAGGATTCGTGGAACGGTTCATGGACTCGCTTCATCATTACTCTGCGGTGTTTGATTCGTTGGAGGCTGGGTTTCCAATGCAGAATCGGGCCAGGGCTTTAGTGGAGCGAGTGTTTTTTGGGCCTCGGATTGCGGGCTCATTGGCCCGGATATATCGAACGGGTGGAGAGGAGGAGAGAAGGTCGTGGGGGGAATGGTTAGGTGCGGCAGGGTTTAGGGGAGTTCCCGTAAGCTTTGCGAATCATTGCCAAGCGAAGCTGTTGTTGGGTCTATTCAATGACGGGTATAGGGTGGAAGAGGTGGGTGTAGGTAGTAATAAGTTGGTGTTGGATTGGAAATCAAGGCGTTTGCTATCTGCCTCCGTTTGGACTTGTTCTTCGGAATCAGATTTATAG